One genomic window of Scylla paramamosain isolate STU-SP2022 chromosome 20, ASM3559412v1, whole genome shotgun sequence includes the following:
- the LOC135110229 gene encoding M-phase phosphoprotein 8-like isoform X4 → MGNKNKQNGEAGDADSTPPKDEDVGAEGDETTDDEGGVDTPPPQKDEEEQEDAQNEDGTFEVEQIVDMECRRRWKCPVKFRVRWVGYSEKDDTWLPASELNCEDLINEFLEISGRTFEYKNAMAPKKRPAEGAEMTMQTRKAMRFSYSELDEDQDEVMPAGTRTRKVKVKPEPKPRKPVPPKKRQPSPAKSVGRPPLKKEPEEYEVEAVVDHRVRGRFTEYKVRWKGFGPKDDSWVPEAELNCDNLLNKYFKIAGRKVEESYEVQEIMDMREVKGRTEYKVRWKGWSAKYDSWLPEEELNCPDLLNRFHATHLKNVEEEEEKYEGGQLGHAFYSSVRGILPPYSLCIVRCD, encoded by the exons ATGGGCAACAAGAACAAGCAGAACGGCGAGGCAGGGGACGCAGACAGCACACCACCGAAGGACGAGGACGTGGGCGCGGAGGGCGACGAGACCACAGACGACGAGGGAGGCGTGGACACCCCGCCCCCccagaaggacgaggaggaacaggaggacgCCCAGAACGAGGATGGCACTTTTGAG GTTGAGCAGATTGTGGACATGGAGTGCCGGCGCAGGTGGAAGTGCCCCGTGAAGTTCCGGGTGCGCTGGGTGGGCTACTCCGAGAAGGATGACACATGGCTCCCTGCTTCAGAGCTCAATTGTGAAGACCTCATCAATGAGTTCCTGGAAATTTCGGGAAGAACATTTGAGTACAAG AATGCAATGGCTCCCAAAAAACGTCCAGCAGAAGGTGCAGAGATGACCATGCAGACCAGAAAGGCAATGCGTTTCTCATACAGTGAACTGGATGAAGATCAAG ATGAAGTTATGCCAGCTGGAACAAGGACACGCAAAGTCAAGGTTAAGCCTGAGCCAAAACCCCGCAAGCCTGTTCCTCCCAAGAAGAGGCAACCCTCCCCTGCCAAGAGTGTAGGCAGGCCTCCTCTCAAAAAAGAACCTGAAGAATATGAG gtggaggcagtggtggaccACAGGGTGCGAGGGAGGTTCACGGAGTACAAGGTGCGGTGGAAGGGATTTGGACCCAAGGATGACTCCTGGGTCCCTGAGGCTGAACTTAACTGTGATAATCTGCTCAACAAGTACTTCAAGATAGCAGGACGCAAAGTGGAGGAGTCTTATGAG GTGCAAGAGATCATGGACATGCGGGAGGTGAAGGGCCGCACTGAATACAAGGTGCGATGGAAGGGCTGGAGTGCCAAATATGACTCCTGGCTGCCCGAGGAGGAACTCAACTGTCCTGATCTGTTGAACCGGTTCCATGCCACTCATCTCaaaaatgtggaggaggaggaggaaaaatatgag GGGGGACAGCTTGGTCATGCATTCTACAGCAGTGTTAGGGGAATTCTTCCACCATATTCCCTGTGCATTGTAAGATGTGATTAA
- the LOC135110229 gene encoding M-phase phosphoprotein 8-like isoform X3, with the protein MGNKNKQNGEAGDADSTPPKDEDVGAEGDETTDDEGGVDTPPPQKDEEEQEDAQNEDGTFENAMAPKKRPAEGAEMTMQTRKAMRFSYSELDEDQDEVMPAGTRTRKVKVKPEPKPRKPVPPKKRQPSPAKSVGRPPLKKEPEEYEVEAVVDHRVRGRFTEYKVRWKGFGPKDDSWVPEAELNCDNLLNKYFKIAGRKVEESYEVQEIMDMREVKGRTEYKVRWKGWSAKYDSWLPEEELNCPDLLNRFHATHLKNVEEEEEKYEVEKILNERQKRGNKEYLVQWKNKGPKHNSWEPEENLENCMDAIKKFHDSQKKKKPAKSLKEVRKGRVAKAVEVEEEQEVESPARSRRTGKNRSYSEFYDQ; encoded by the exons ATGGGCAACAAGAACAAGCAGAACGGCGAGGCAGGGGACGCAGACAGCACACCACCGAAGGACGAGGACGTGGGCGCGGAGGGCGACGAGACCACAGACGACGAGGGAGGCGTGGACACCCCGCCCCCccagaaggacgaggaggaacaggaggacgCCCAGAACGAGGATGGCACTTTTGAG AATGCAATGGCTCCCAAAAAACGTCCAGCAGAAGGTGCAGAGATGACCATGCAGACCAGAAAGGCAATGCGTTTCTCATACAGTGAACTGGATGAAGATCAAG ATGAAGTTATGCCAGCTGGAACAAGGACACGCAAAGTCAAGGTTAAGCCTGAGCCAAAACCCCGCAAGCCTGTTCCTCCCAAGAAGAGGCAACCCTCCCCTGCCAAGAGTGTAGGCAGGCCTCCTCTCAAAAAAGAACCTGAAGAATATGAG gtggaggcagtggtggaccACAGGGTGCGAGGGAGGTTCACGGAGTACAAGGTGCGGTGGAAGGGATTTGGACCCAAGGATGACTCCTGGGTCCCTGAGGCTGAACTTAACTGTGATAATCTGCTCAACAAGTACTTCAAGATAGCAGGACGCAAAGTGGAGGAGTCTTATGAG GTGCAAGAGATCATGGACATGCGGGAGGTGAAGGGCCGCACTGAATACAAGGTGCGATGGAAGGGCTGGAGTGCCAAATATGACTCCTGGCTGCCCGAGGAGGAACTCAACTGTCCTGATCTGTTGAACCGGTTCCATGCCACTCATCTCaaaaatgtggaggaggaggaggaaaaatatgag GTGGAGAAGATCTTGAATGAGAGGCAAAAGCGAGGCAACAAGGAATATCTGGTGCAATGGAAGAATAAAGGACCAAAACACAATTCTTGGGAGCCTGAAGAAAACTTGGAGAACTGCATGGATGCAATTAAGAAATTTCATGActcacagaagaagaagaag CCAGCGAAGTCCTTGAAGGAAGTCCGCAAGGGGCGAGTGGCAAAAGCagtggaggtagaggaagagcaagaggtggAGTCTCCAGCTCGCTCTCGCAGGACAGGGAAGAATCGATCTTATTCAGAATTTTATGATCAGTGa
- the LOC135110229 gene encoding M-phase phosphoprotein 8-like isoform X2 yields the protein MGNKNKQNGEAGDADSTPPKDEDVGAEGDETTDDEGGVDTPPPQKDEEEQEDAQNEDGTFEVEQIVDMECRRRWKCPVKFRVRWVGYSEKDDTWLPASELNCEDLINEFLEISGRTFEYKNAMAPKKRPAEGAEMTMQTRKAMRFSYSELDEDQDEVMPAGTRTRKVKVKPEPKPRKPVPPKKRQPSPAKSVGRPPLKKEPEEYEVQEIMDMREVKGRTEYKVRWKGWSAKYDSWLPEEELNCPDLLNRFHATHLKNVEEEEEKYEVEKILNERQKRGNKEYLVQWKNKGPKHNSWEPEENLENCMDAIKKFHDSQKKKKPAKSLKEVRKGRVAKAVEVEEEQEVESPARSRRTGKNRSYSEFYDQ from the exons ATGGGCAACAAGAACAAGCAGAACGGCGAGGCAGGGGACGCAGACAGCACACCACCGAAGGACGAGGACGTGGGCGCGGAGGGCGACGAGACCACAGACGACGAGGGAGGCGTGGACACCCCGCCCCCccagaaggacgaggaggaacaggaggacgCCCAGAACGAGGATGGCACTTTTGAG GTTGAGCAGATTGTGGACATGGAGTGCCGGCGCAGGTGGAAGTGCCCCGTGAAGTTCCGGGTGCGCTGGGTGGGCTACTCCGAGAAGGATGACACATGGCTCCCTGCTTCAGAGCTCAATTGTGAAGACCTCATCAATGAGTTCCTGGAAATTTCGGGAAGAACATTTGAGTACAAG AATGCAATGGCTCCCAAAAAACGTCCAGCAGAAGGTGCAGAGATGACCATGCAGACCAGAAAGGCAATGCGTTTCTCATACAGTGAACTGGATGAAGATCAAG ATGAAGTTATGCCAGCTGGAACAAGGACACGCAAAGTCAAGGTTAAGCCTGAGCCAAAACCCCGCAAGCCTGTTCCTCCCAAGAAGAGGCAACCCTCCCCTGCCAAGAGTGTAGGCAGGCCTCCTCTCAAAAAAGAACCTGAAGAATATGAG GTGCAAGAGATCATGGACATGCGGGAGGTGAAGGGCCGCACTGAATACAAGGTGCGATGGAAGGGCTGGAGTGCCAAATATGACTCCTGGCTGCCCGAGGAGGAACTCAACTGTCCTGATCTGTTGAACCGGTTCCATGCCACTCATCTCaaaaatgtggaggaggaggaggaaaaatatgag GTGGAGAAGATCTTGAATGAGAGGCAAAAGCGAGGCAACAAGGAATATCTGGTGCAATGGAAGAATAAAGGACCAAAACACAATTCTTGGGAGCCTGAAGAAAACTTGGAGAACTGCATGGATGCAATTAAGAAATTTCATGActcacagaagaagaagaag CCAGCGAAGTCCTTGAAGGAAGTCCGCAAGGGGCGAGTGGCAAAAGCagtggaggtagaggaagagcaagaggtggAGTCTCCAGCTCGCTCTCGCAGGACAGGGAAGAATCGATCTTATTCAGAATTTTATGATCAGTGa
- the LOC135110229 gene encoding M-phase phosphoprotein 8-like isoform X1, with protein sequence MGNKNKQNGEAGDADSTPPKDEDVGAEGDETTDDEGGVDTPPPQKDEEEQEDAQNEDGTFEVEQIVDMECRRRWKCPVKFRVRWVGYSEKDDTWLPASELNCEDLINEFLEISGRTFEYKNAMAPKKRPAEGAEMTMQTRKAMRFSYSELDEDQDEVMPAGTRTRKVKVKPEPKPRKPVPPKKRQPSPAKSVGRPPLKKEPEEYEVEAVVDHRVRGRFTEYKVRWKGFGPKDDSWVPEAELNCDNLLNKYFKIAGRKVEESYEVQEIMDMREVKGRTEYKVRWKGWSAKYDSWLPEEELNCPDLLNRFHATHLKNVEEEEEKYEVEKILNERQKRGNKEYLVQWKNKGPKHNSWEPEENLENCMDAIKKFHDSQKKKKPAKSLKEVRKGRVAKAVEVEEEQEVESPARSRRTGKNRSYSEFYDQ encoded by the exons ATGGGCAACAAGAACAAGCAGAACGGCGAGGCAGGGGACGCAGACAGCACACCACCGAAGGACGAGGACGTGGGCGCGGAGGGCGACGAGACCACAGACGACGAGGGAGGCGTGGACACCCCGCCCCCccagaaggacgaggaggaacaggaggacgCCCAGAACGAGGATGGCACTTTTGAG GTTGAGCAGATTGTGGACATGGAGTGCCGGCGCAGGTGGAAGTGCCCCGTGAAGTTCCGGGTGCGCTGGGTGGGCTACTCCGAGAAGGATGACACATGGCTCCCTGCTTCAGAGCTCAATTGTGAAGACCTCATCAATGAGTTCCTGGAAATTTCGGGAAGAACATTTGAGTACAAG AATGCAATGGCTCCCAAAAAACGTCCAGCAGAAGGTGCAGAGATGACCATGCAGACCAGAAAGGCAATGCGTTTCTCATACAGTGAACTGGATGAAGATCAAG ATGAAGTTATGCCAGCTGGAACAAGGACACGCAAAGTCAAGGTTAAGCCTGAGCCAAAACCCCGCAAGCCTGTTCCTCCCAAGAAGAGGCAACCCTCCCCTGCCAAGAGTGTAGGCAGGCCTCCTCTCAAAAAAGAACCTGAAGAATATGAG gtggaggcagtggtggaccACAGGGTGCGAGGGAGGTTCACGGAGTACAAGGTGCGGTGGAAGGGATTTGGACCCAAGGATGACTCCTGGGTCCCTGAGGCTGAACTTAACTGTGATAATCTGCTCAACAAGTACTTCAAGATAGCAGGACGCAAAGTGGAGGAGTCTTATGAG GTGCAAGAGATCATGGACATGCGGGAGGTGAAGGGCCGCACTGAATACAAGGTGCGATGGAAGGGCTGGAGTGCCAAATATGACTCCTGGCTGCCCGAGGAGGAACTCAACTGTCCTGATCTGTTGAACCGGTTCCATGCCACTCATCTCaaaaatgtggaggaggaggaggaaaaatatgag GTGGAGAAGATCTTGAATGAGAGGCAAAAGCGAGGCAACAAGGAATATCTGGTGCAATGGAAGAATAAAGGACCAAAACACAATTCTTGGGAGCCTGAAGAAAACTTGGAGAACTGCATGGATGCAATTAAGAAATTTCATGActcacagaagaagaagaag CCAGCGAAGTCCTTGAAGGAAGTCCGCAAGGGGCGAGTGGCAAAAGCagtggaggtagaggaagagcaagaggtggAGTCTCCAGCTCGCTCTCGCAGGACAGGGAAGAATCGATCTTATTCAGAATTTTATGATCAGTGa